The Sulfurospirillum oryzae genome includes a region encoding these proteins:
- the clpP gene encoding ATP-dependent Clp endopeptidase proteolytic subunit ClpP, with protein MSYYVPVVIEKTGRGERSYDIYSRLLKDRIIMLSGEINDVVASSIVAQLLFLEAEDPEKDIYLYINSPGGVITSGFSIYDTMNYIKPDISTICIGQAASMGAFLLSSGAKGKRYALPNARIMIHQPLGGAQGQATDIEIQAKEILRMKQVLNEILAKNCSQKLPKIIKDTERDFFMSAEESCEYGLIDKVLDKSFK; from the coding sequence ATGAGCTATTATGTTCCTGTCGTTATAGAGAAAACGGGTAGAGGTGAGAGAAGTTACGATATCTACTCTCGCCTTTTAAAAGATCGTATCATTATGCTCAGTGGTGAGATTAATGATGTTGTTGCTTCTTCCATCGTAGCACAGCTACTTTTCCTTGAAGCAGAAGATCCTGAAAAAGACATCTATCTTTACATTAACTCTCCTGGTGGCGTCATTACCAGTGGTTTTAGCATCTACGATACAATGAACTATATCAAGCCAGATATTAGTACCATTTGTATCGGACAAGCAGCATCGATGGGAGCATTTTTGCTTAGTTCTGGAGCTAAAGGGAAGCGTTACGCTCTTCCTAATGCACGTATTATGATTCATCAGCCTCTAGGCGGCGCTCAAGGGCAAGCAACAGACATTGAGATTCAAGCGAAAGAAATTTTGAGAATGAAGCAAGTGCTCAATGAAATTTTGGCAAAAAACTGTTCTCAAAAACTTCCAAAAATTATTAAAGATACTGAAAGAGATTTCTTCATGAGTGCAGAAGAGTCTTGCGAATATGGTTTGATTGATAAAGTATTAGATAAAAGTTTTAAATAA